In a genomic window of Ipomoea triloba cultivar NCNSP0323 chromosome 3, ASM357664v1:
- the LOC116014279 gene encoding protein LYK5-like gives MGGFHFLLIFILNATIFAPYTSAQQKYLGNAVLNCTRFNETVPSSAVLYTCTAHLPTCKAFLIFRSQPPPYNSVSSISNLLSADPGEVSRINNISREAILPLNKELIVPVNCSCSCSGLFYQANTSYVIPSGGTTYFTTANNTFQGLSSCSALLRENVYRPEDLVPGMNLTVPLRCACPSRKQTENGVKFLVSYLVIWGDDVSRISNQFGVSKSSVANANGISVEDTLFPFTTLLIPLQIEPSKSQTKIYKAAAAETDSPKLEKHKRSYKSIWIGIGAGISLAILCFTVFIFFLPPRKRGKTDDQALGKAENGKSKWELPENVRDQFPAIYEYEELEEATENFSLEKRLSSSVYAGILGGKLSAIKAVNEEDASSEVEILSKINHCNVIRLRGVCEHLGVSSYLVFEFMANGSLKEWLLQNDGPEVHSWNNRIRIALDVVDGLNYIHNFTDPPYVHNNINSCSILLNEHLRAKIADFSLAKTAQNDGTGNLCPKTDVYAFGVILLELITGKEAIFNQGREEEVMLFERVVQIIEGRNGEDEIQNVLDPRLQVKHPLGFIIDQTELALRLIKLSAACLAHEPAKRPTAAEVVSSLMSIQSDVQNLEAWSM, from the coding sequence ATGGGGGGTTTTCATTTTCTGTTGATTTTCATTCTAAATGCAACCATATTTGCCCCATATACCTCTGCACAGCAGAAGTATTTAGGAAATGCAGTTTTAAATTGCACCAGATTCAATGAAACTGTGCCATCTTCTGCTGTTCTCTACACTTGTACTGCTCATCTGCCAACCTGCAAAGCTTTCCTCATCTTCAGATCACAGCCCCCACCATACAATTCAGTCTCATCCATTTCAAATCTCTTATCAGCAGACCCTGGAGAGGTCTCAAGAATCAACAATATCTCCAGGGAGGCCATCTTGCCTCTGAACAAGGAACTAATCGTCCCAGTAAACTgctcgtgttcgtgttcgggTCTGTTCTATCAGGCCAACACCTCTTATGTAATTCCAAGTGGTGGTACTACTTATTTCACCACAGCAAACAATACTTTTCAGGGGCTTTCTTCTTGCAGTGCCCTATTGCGCGAAAACGTGTATCGTCCCGAAGATTTGGTTCCTGGGATGAACTTGACTGTCCCCCTTAGGTGTGCCTGCCCTTCAAGAAAGCAGACAGAAAATGGTGTGAAATTTCTGGTGTCATATTTAGTCATTTGGGGAGATGATGTTTCTAGGATAAGTAATCAGTTTGGTGTTAGTAAAAGCAGTGTAGCTAATGCAAATGGGATTTCTGTAGAGGACACTCTTTTCCCATTTACAACTCTTTTGATCCCTCTGCAAATAGAGCCTTCAAAATCCCAGACAAAGATTTACaaggcagcagcagcagaaACAGACAGTCCCAAATTAGAGAAGCACAAAAGGTCTTATAAAAGTATTTGGATTGGAATTGGGGCTGGCATTTCTCTGGCAATTTTATGTTTTacagtatttattttttttctcccccCTAGAAAACGAGGTAAAACAGATGATCAAGCCCTGGGAAAAGCCGAAAATGGGAAATCAAAGTGGGAATTACCTGAGAATGTCAGGGATCAGTTCCCTGCAATTTATGAGTATGAAGAACTGGAAGAAGCCACTGAGAATTTCAGCCTGGAGAAGAGGCTGAGCAGCTCAGTTTATGCAGGAATTCTGGGTGGGAAACTGTCAGCTATAAAGGCAGTAAACGAAGAAGATGCATCGAGTGAAGTCGAAATTCTCTCGAAGATCAACCACTGCAACGTAATTCGCCTTCGTGGCGTGTGTGAGCATCTTGGAGTATCCTCCTATCTCGTCTTCGAGTTCATGGCGAATGGATCCCTGAAAGAATGGCTGTTGCAGAATGATGGCCCTGAAGTTCATAGCTGGAACAATAGAATTCGTATCGCTTTAGACGTTGTAGATGGTCTCAACTACATTCACAACTTTACAGATCCACCATATGTCCATAACAACATTAACAGTTGCAGTATATTACTGAATGAACATCTCAGGGCCAAGATTGCAGATTTCAGCCTGGCAAAAACAGCCCAGAATGATGGAACTGGAAACCTGTGCCCTAAAACAGATGTTTATGCATTTGGGGTTATCCTGTTGGAGCTGATTACAGGGAAAGAAGCTATCTTCAATCAGGGTAGAGAAGAAGAAGTAATGCTGTTTGAGAGAGTGGTTCAGATTATTGAGGGAAGAAATGGAGAAGATGAGATTCAAAATGTGTTGGATCCCAGGCTGCAAGTTAAGCACCCTCTAGGGTTCATAATTGACCAAACAGAACTTGCCTTGAGGTTGATAAAACTGAGTGCAGCTTGCTTGGCACATGAACCTGCAAAGAGACCAACTGCAGCAGAAGTTGTTTCCTCTTTGATGAGTATTCAATCGGATGTGCAAAACCTGGAAGCCTGGTCTATGTAA